One Succinispira mobilis DSM 6222 genomic window carries:
- a CDS encoding TIGR03936 family radical SAM-associated protein has protein sequence MKIRLLITKDREISFISHLEYVKTIERAIKRAKIPVAYSEGFNPHMKISLASALGVGVSSNCEACEIELKQLEAPEVLVSRLKDCLPRGIKIVAVDMVPKKTAKLMATARAADYLVTLPLVKELSITELNAIEQAYGDTLEIKFQKKLPKNKGVKTIDLKDFVGAISLQQENQNLLIKFSCLITPTGSLKAMEISQVLVEHFALPVSLEDIHILRERLYTFDEMGVAKSLIGN, from the coding sequence ATGAAAATTAGACTGTTAATTACTAAGGATCGAGAAATTTCATTTATTTCACATTTGGAATATGTGAAAACTATCGAAAGAGCAATAAAAAGAGCTAAAATTCCAGTGGCTTATTCCGAAGGATTTAATCCGCACATGAAGATTTCCTTAGCATCAGCTTTAGGGGTGGGGGTTAGTAGTAATTGTGAGGCTTGTGAAATTGAACTAAAACAGCTTGAGGCTCCAGAAGTATTAGTGAGTAGACTTAAAGATTGTTTGCCCAGAGGAATAAAAATAGTGGCAGTGGACATGGTGCCCAAAAAAACAGCGAAATTAATGGCTACGGCTCGAGCAGCAGATTATTTAGTGACTTTGCCGCTAGTGAAAGAGTTATCAATAACGGAATTGAATGCTATTGAACAAGCTTATGGAGATACGTTAGAGATAAAATTTCAAAAAAAATTGCCGAAAAACAAAGGTGTCAAAACAATAGATCTCAAAGATTTTGTAGGTGCAATTAGTTTGCAGCAAGAAAACCAAAATTTATTGATAAAGTTCAGTTGTTTAATAACGCCCACAGGAAGTCTAAAAGCTATGGAAATTTCCCAAGTGCTCGTTGAACACTTTGCATTACCTGTTTCCTTGGAAGATATTCATATTTTAAGAGAGCGACTATACACTTTTGATGAAATGGGTGTAGCAAAATCATTGATAGGCAATTGA
- a CDS encoding Rne/Rng family ribonuclease: MQKKIIISANAEQTCVALCEDDVLVEYTMEGTYSESLVGCVFKGQIKQVKRGINAAFLDIGIGKNVFMTMEPNSQITEGQIIIVQVVKDATGDKGAVVSQKISLAGRYVVLMPLVNYIGISKNITDKEKRLSLEKLAKTTRTLDIGLIMRTNCQEASMEEIALDIKQAISLWQGIQAKYKILPVGSILYRELSLPVRVIRDYLQVEISEVIVDNEAIYRIIQELANDIDQQLIKKIKLYRNKIDIFKFYGLNQEINNLLNRRVDLANGSYLIFDYTEALTVVDVNSGKFTGQNKMGDSYLQANLLAAQEIARQIRLRDITGIIIIDFIDMQKEKEREQISQVLKNKFILDRRKPKVIGFTELGLMQITRKKMRKNMYNLLMSDCNYCHGSGKLKSVEHVSLEIYRSLISLSKEKLSNRKIVLQVHPILGDFFSKKYLANVEHNLNLKIKVKLVESMHRELFSILLDKA, encoded by the coding sequence ATGCAAAAAAAAATTATAATTAGTGCTAATGCGGAGCAAACTTGTGTGGCTTTATGTGAAGATGATGTGCTGGTTGAATATACAATGGAAGGGACCTATTCCGAAAGTTTAGTAGGCTGTGTGTTTAAAGGTCAAATAAAACAAGTTAAACGTGGTATTAATGCTGCGTTCCTAGATATTGGTATTGGAAAAAATGTTTTTATGACGATGGAACCAAACTCACAGATAACAGAAGGGCAGATAATAATTGTACAAGTAGTTAAAGATGCTACGGGTGATAAAGGTGCTGTTGTTAGTCAAAAAATTTCTCTAGCAGGTAGATATGTTGTCTTAATGCCGTTAGTAAATTATATTGGCATATCTAAGAATATAACAGATAAAGAAAAACGCTTATCTTTGGAAAAATTGGCAAAAACAACAAGAACTTTAGATATAGGCTTAATAATGCGAACTAATTGTCAAGAGGCAAGTATGGAAGAAATAGCCTTGGATATTAAGCAAGCGATTTCTTTGTGGCAAGGAATACAAGCTAAATATAAAATTTTGCCAGTCGGTAGCATTTTATATCGAGAACTATCCTTACCAGTTAGAGTAATCAGAGATTATTTGCAAGTGGAAATTTCGGAAGTAATTGTTGATAATGAAGCCATATACCGTATTATTCAAGAATTGGCTAATGACATAGACCAGCAGCTAATAAAAAAAATAAAACTGTATCGCAATAAAATAGATATATTTAAGTTTTATGGTTTAAATCAAGAAATTAATAATTTACTAAATCGTAGGGTCGATTTGGCTAATGGTAGTTACTTAATTTTTGACTATACCGAAGCCCTAACGGTGGTAGATGTAAACAGTGGTAAATTTACTGGCCAAAATAAAATGGGCGACAGTTATTTGCAAGCAAATTTATTAGCAGCGCAAGAAATTGCTAGGCAAATAAGACTTAGAGATATTACGGGTATAATCATTATAGATTTTATTGATATGCAAAAGGAAAAAGAACGCGAACAAATTAGTCAGGTTTTGAAAAATAAATTTATCTTAGATAGGCGTAAGCCAAAAGTTATAGGCTTTACAGAATTAGGCTTGATGCAGATTACCAGAAAAAAGATGCGAAAAAATATGTATAACTTGTTGATGTCGGATTGTAATTATTGCCATGGTAGTGGTAAATTGAAATCAGTAGAGCATGTTTCCTTGGAAATTTATCGCAGCCTAATAAGTTTAAGTAAAGAAAAATTAAGCAACAGGAAAATAGTTTTGCAAGTTCATCCAATTTTAGGGGATTTTTTTAGTAAAAAATACTTGGCAAATGTAGAACATAACCTTAATTTAAAAATTAAGGTTAAACTAGTGGAGTCTATGCACCGGGAATTATTTTCGATTTTGTTGGATAAAGCTTAG
- the rplU gene encoding 50S ribosomal protein L21, which translates to MYAIIKTGGKQYRVSEGDTLVVEKLLAGEGEQVVFEEILSVVNGEDMKFGTPFVANAKVTAKVVEHGKGEKILVFKYKAKSNYRKRQGHRQPFTKVVIEKIEA; encoded by the coding sequence ATGTACGCAATTATTAAAACTGGTGGTAAACAATACCGTGTTAGCGAAGGAGATACTCTAGTTGTAGAAAAATTATTGGCTGGCGAAGGCGAGCAAGTAGTTTTTGAAGAGATTCTTTCAGTAGTTAATGGCGAAGATATGAAATTTGGTACTCCATTTGTAGCTAACGCTAAAGTAACAGCTAAAGTTGTTGAACATGGCAAAGGTGAAAAGATTTTAGTTTTCAAATACAAAGCTAAATCTAACTACCGTAAACGTCAAGGTCATCGTCAACCTTTTACAAAAGTTGTTATTGAGAAAATCGAAGCCTAA
- a CDS encoding ribosomal-processing cysteine protease Prp, with translation MTNIDIVRNKQKRIIEFSVQGHSNYANYGEDIVCAGISALTQAALLGLVEHLKLAVVHEVKPGLLKVTLTEQLLDERSDAILETMVLGLRQIAQAYKKHVRIKESGR, from the coding sequence ATGACAAATATTGATATTGTACGTAATAAGCAGAAACGGATTATTGAGTTTTCTGTACAAGGACACTCAAATTATGCTAATTATGGCGAAGATATTGTTTGTGCTGGAATTTCAGCACTGACTCAGGCGGCCTTGTTGGGCTTGGTAGAGCATCTTAAACTCGCTGTAGTGCACGAGGTTAAACCGGGTCTTTTAAAGGTAACTTTGACGGAGCAACTGCTAGATGAACGCTCCGATGCAATATTAGAAACGATGGTGCTAGGTTTAAGGCAGATAGCACAAGCGTACAAAAAACATGTGCGCATTAAAGAGAGCGGGAGGTGA
- the rpmA gene encoding 50S ribosomal protein L27 — MFKFNLQLFASKKGVGSTKNGRDSHSKRLGVKRHSGETVTAGSILVRQRGTKFHPGHNVGIGKDDTLFAKIPGRVAIERKGRSDRQISVYPVEVAI; from the coding sequence GTGTTTAAATTTAATTTACAATTATTTGCATCTAAAAAAGGTGTTGGTAGTACTAAAAATGGTCGTGATAGCCATTCAAAACGTTTAGGCGTGAAAAGACATTCTGGCGAAACTGTAACTGCAGGTAGCATTTTAGTTCGTCAACGTGGAACAAAATTTCACCCAGGTCATAATGTTGGCATAGGTAAAGATGATACATTATTTGCGAAAATACCTGGTCGCGTGGCTATAGAACGTAAAGGTCGCAGTGATCGTCAAATCAGTGTATATCCTGTAGAAGTGGCCATCTAA
- a CDS encoding nicotinate phosphoribosyltransferase, whose protein sequence is MKKRLDINTFDLPVEKIKSGFYTDKYFLRTADILNSDNKNPQVLMQVFQRDQVCLCGIEESIAILKRCAYNPDNLKISALYDGDHVQPWETVMTIEGRYQDFVHLETIYLGALARQTRIATNVDACVRAANNKPVLFFSSRYDHYSVQERDGYAAYIGGVNAVSTDANGAYINLQGVGTIPHALIATYNKDTLAATEAFDKYMPADIKRVALVDFDNDCVQTSLEAARRFGDKLFGVRLDTSGNMVDKSVLENMGMFNPTGVCPQLVHNVRQALDQEGFKHVKIMVSGGFNATKIAEFEQAKVPVDTYAIGSSFFDGNINFTADIVLVDGKPASKQGRKFLPNPRLEQVK, encoded by the coding sequence ATGAAAAAAAGATTAGACATTAACACCTTCGATTTACCAGTGGAAAAAATCAAGTCTGGATTTTATACTGATAAATATTTTTTGCGCACTGCTGATATTTTAAATTCAGATAATAAAAATCCCCAGGTACTAATGCAGGTTTTTCAACGCGATCAAGTTTGTCTTTGTGGCATTGAAGAAAGTATTGCTATTTTAAAACGTTGCGCCTATAATCCTGATAATTTAAAAATAAGCGCTTTATATGATGGTGATCACGTGCAACCCTGGGAAACAGTTATGACCATTGAGGGGCGCTATCAAGACTTTGTTCATTTAGAGACTATTTACCTAGGTGCACTCGCACGCCAAACGCGCATCGCTACTAATGTTGATGCTTGTGTGCGAGCTGCTAACAACAAGCCAGTTCTTTTCTTTTCTTCGCGTTATGATCACTATAGCGTGCAAGAGCGTGATGGTTATGCAGCCTACATCGGTGGTGTAAACGCAGTTTCAACTGATGCAAACGGAGCCTACATTAACCTGCAAGGTGTGGGTACAATTCCCCATGCGCTAATTGCCACTTACAATAAAGATACCCTTGCTGCAACGGAAGCTTTTGACAAATATATGCCCGCTGATATTAAACGTGTTGCTCTAGTTGACTTCGATAATGATTGTGTTCAGACTTCACTCGAAGCTGCAAGACGTTTCGGCGATAAATTATTCGGAGTTCGTCTTGATACCTCCGGGAATATGGTAGACAAATCTGTATTAGAAAACATGGGCATGTTTAATCCGACAGGTGTTTGTCCGCAATTAGTCCACAACGTACGCCAAGCACTTGATCAAGAAGGCTTTAAGCATGTAAAAATCATGGTTTCTGGCGGCTTTAATGCTACTAAAATAGCTGAATTCGAGCAAGCTAAAGTTCCCGTAGACACTTACGCTATTGGTAGTAGTTTCTTTGATGGAAATATAAATTTCACTGCCGATATTGTTTTGGTTGATGGTAAACCAGCTTCTAAACAGGGTAGAAAATTTTTACCTAATCCACGTTTGGAACAAGTTAAGTAA
- a CDS encoding MGDG synthase family glycosyltransferase — protein MLKKQEKFKILLLSLPIGSGHTIAAQALAKELEKYNVETKHLNVFEYIPKFLTAIFMQAYLLSLRISPQIYSFLYKWGNKDNKSTFSRDLLNAYIARRAYRDICHWQPDLIIATHATAAGIVAQMKQQRQLKAPLIGVVTDYTMHNWWYYPEVAEYYLPDINLDKIMFSENQRIFKFGIPLRQEFSQPAANNKKLLLAKWQIKTNDKLCLLLGGGEGLLPMLEIIKALKAKKNLTFIAVTGNNETLYHQIQNIKDVKIYNYRFVEKIVELIELADVVISKAGGLSSTEIISRQVPYIIYKPLPGQERKNAEYLQEMYGAEIVEQEENLSEKVNCLLCGVRRQAKKELNLTSTRLICSKILQHFCKN, from the coding sequence ATGCTGAAAAAACAAGAAAAATTTAAAATACTGTTATTAAGTTTACCAATTGGTAGTGGGCATACGATTGCGGCACAAGCTCTAGCTAAGGAGTTAGAAAAATATAATGTAGAGACTAAACATTTAAATGTTTTTGAGTATATCCCCAAGTTTTTAACAGCAATATTTATGCAAGCTTATTTATTAAGTTTGCGTATATCACCGCAAATTTATTCATTTCTCTATAAATGGGGCAATAAGGATAATAAAAGTACTTTTTCAAGAGACCTTCTTAATGCATATATTGCTAGGAGAGCTTATCGAGATATTTGTCACTGGCAACCGGATTTAATTATTGCTACGCATGCGACTGCGGCAGGGATTGTTGCACAAATGAAACAGCAACGACAACTAAAAGCTCCGCTTATTGGAGTGGTTACTGATTACACTATGCATAATTGGTGGTACTATCCAGAAGTGGCAGAGTATTATCTGCCCGATATTAACCTAGATAAAATAATGTTTTCAGAAAACCAACGAATTTTTAAGTTTGGAATTCCTTTGCGACAAGAATTCAGTCAGCCTGCTGCTAATAATAAAAAATTATTATTAGCTAAGTGGCAGATTAAAACTAACGATAAGCTCTGTTTGTTATTAGGCGGCGGCGAAGGATTATTGCCAATGTTGGAAATAATCAAGGCACTAAAAGCTAAGAAAAATTTAACTTTTATAGCCGTTACGGGAAATAACGAAACTTTATATCACCAAATACAGAATATAAAAGATGTAAAAATTTATAATTATCGCTTTGTGGAAAAAATTGTAGAGTTAATAGAGTTAGCAGATGTAGTAATTTCTAAAGCTGGTGGATTAAGCTCCACAGAGATAATAAGTAGACAAGTACCTTATATTATATATAAGCCCTTACCTGGACAAGAGAGAAAAAACGCTGAGTACTTACAAGAAATGTATGGTGCTGAGATTGTAGAACAAGAGGAAAATTTGAGTGAAAAAGTCAATTGCTTATTGTGCGGCGTACGGAGACAAGCCAAAAAAGAGTTGAATTTGACAAGTACTAGGCTTATTTGTAGCAAGATACTGCAACACTTTTGCAAAAACTAA
- the dprA gene encoding DNA-processing protein DprA: protein MEKYYLATLKLVKGLGDRKILRLLEIFQTATRIWQLLPRELEQTKLLTTVGLQHLQQLKKENIPERLREICVRQNIKIITYRETEYPESLRQLCDCPILLYTKGQGNLTATYNLAVVGPREASLYGKQVVEYLLQALSKTTQQVQIISGGARGIDTKAHLGALEYGLPTIAVFGCGLDQAYPPENSRLFEQIQTTGLIVSEYPPGSKASKFTFPARNRIICGLSRGVVLAEAPERSGALITAELALENGREVYCVPGSIFSKNTVGVHNLIKQGAKLITNIEDILIDFQDDFKVGNRPKNIFSGSDQYQQISLKEATNGLELDEKQKNVYNSLDYQIELSAEDLLCKLQIELSELNLVLLQLEMYGLAVRNEYNKKYLRK, encoded by the coding sequence TTGGAAAAATATTATTTGGCTACATTGAAACTGGTAAAAGGCCTAGGTGATCGTAAAATTTTACGCTTATTGGAAATTTTTCAAACAGCAACAAGAATTTGGCAGTTATTGCCTAGAGAATTAGAACAAACGAAATTGTTGACTACAGTAGGCTTACAACATTTACAGCAATTGAAAAAGGAAAATATTCCAGAACGGTTACGTGAAATTTGCGTAAGGCAAAATATAAAAATCATCACATACCGAGAAACTGAATATCCAGAAAGCTTGCGACAACTCTGTGATTGTCCAATATTGTTGTATACAAAGGGGCAGGGTAATTTAACCGCTACTTATAACTTAGCTGTGGTTGGGCCGCGCGAAGCTAGTCTCTATGGTAAGCAGGTTGTGGAGTATTTATTGCAAGCGTTAAGTAAAACCACGCAACAAGTACAGATAATAAGTGGAGGCGCACGTGGTATTGACACCAAAGCACATCTTGGTGCTTTAGAATATGGTTTACCAACGATCGCTGTTTTTGGTTGTGGTTTAGATCAAGCCTATCCGCCAGAAAATAGCAGGTTATTTGAGCAGATTCAAACAACTGGGTTGATTGTATCTGAATATCCCCCGGGTAGTAAAGCTAGTAAATTCACTTTCCCAGCTCGAAATAGAATTATTTGTGGTTTGAGTCGTGGCGTGGTGCTAGCAGAAGCCCCAGAACGTAGTGGAGCTCTGATTACGGCAGAGCTAGCTTTGGAAAACGGACGCGAAGTTTATTGCGTGCCAGGTAGTATTTTTTCGAAAAATACTGTAGGGGTGCATAATTTAATAAAGCAAGGTGCTAAATTGATAACTAACATAGAGGATATTTTGATTGATTTTCAAGATGATTTTAAAGTTGGAAATAGACCTAAAAATATCTTTTCTGGTAGCGATCAATATCAACAAATATCATTAAAAGAAGCTACTAATGGCCTTGAATTAGACGAAAAGCAAAAAAATGTTTATAATAGCCTAGACTATCAGATCGAACTAAGTGCAGAAGACCTTTTATGTAAATTGCAAATTGAACTTAGCGAACTTAACTTAGTGCTGTTGCAGTTAGAGATGTATGGCTTAGCAGTGAGAAATGAATATAATAAAAAATACTTACGAAAATAG
- the topA gene encoding type I DNA topoisomerase, whose product MGKTLLIVESPAKSKTIEKFLGKNYAVAASMGHLRDLPKSQFGVDVENDYTPKYINIRGKGDLIKKLKTQAKQADKIFLATDPDREGEAIAWHLAHIFNIDTEQICRVEFNEITKNAIQQAIKQPKKIDLDKVNAQQTRRILDRIVGYKLSPLLWRKVKRGLSAGRVQSVAVKIICEREQEYLNFKPQEYWTFTVSLSKNDKSKEFTAELVKIKDKKLHIDNQGAAEKIVAELKNIDKYLVENIEKKEKRRKPAAPFTTSSLQQEAVRKLGFTTKKTMMLAQQLYEGLAIGKSGHMGLITYMRTDSTRISLQAQAEAKEYITSVFGAEYYPSKANVYVGKSAAQDAHEAIRPSDVTKTPDLIENYLTKDQYKLYKLIWQRFLASQMAPAISDSTALTIRAQDYLFKSNGSKLKFMGFLVLDSKRDLDKDVILPELEVEDLLKLRSVPEPVQHFTEPPPRYNEATLVKELEELGVGRPSTYSPTIQTIIDRGYVRREDKKIVPTELGILVMDLLKTYFKDIVDVNFSAKLEENLDNIAEGKADLIHVLDEFYRPFAEKLEYAEQEIGKVEIQPIVSDVQCEKCGKMMVVKQSRYGSFLACPGYPECKNTKPIINYIDVPCPLCQERVGEFKTKKGRRFYKCTSQTGCEFMSWNKPSGEKCPDCGSYMTEKIDKARRTVVVCANDKCNKEIIK is encoded by the coding sequence TTGGGAAAAACGTTATTAATTGTTGAATCCCCAGCAAAATCTAAAACTATAGAAAAATTTTTGGGTAAAAATTATGCAGTAGCAGCTTCGATGGGACATCTTCGAGATTTGCCGAAAAGTCAATTTGGTGTTGATGTAGAAAACGATTATACGCCTAAGTACATTAATATTCGTGGCAAAGGGGATTTGATAAAAAAATTGAAAACCCAAGCGAAACAAGCTGATAAAATTTTTCTAGCAACTGACCCTGATCGCGAAGGCGAGGCAATTGCGTGGCATTTAGCTCATATTTTTAACATTGATACTGAACAAATTTGTCGGGTGGAATTTAACGAAATTACCAAAAATGCTATTCAGCAAGCTATAAAACAACCTAAAAAAATAGATTTAGATAAAGTAAATGCTCAACAAACTAGAAGAATTTTAGATAGAATTGTAGGTTACAAATTAAGTCCACTGTTGTGGCGTAAAGTTAAAAGAGGACTAAGTGCGGGTCGCGTTCAGTCGGTGGCTGTTAAAATAATTTGTGAGCGCGAGCAAGAATATCTGAACTTCAAACCACAAGAATACTGGACTTTTACAGTTAGTTTGAGTAAAAATGATAAAAGTAAAGAGTTTACTGCGGAACTAGTTAAAATTAAAGATAAAAAGCTTCATATTGATAATCAAGGTGCAGCAGAAAAAATAGTTGCCGAATTAAAAAATATTGATAAATACCTTGTGGAAAATATTGAAAAAAAAGAAAAACGTAGGAAACCAGCGGCTCCTTTCACTACTAGTTCTTTGCAACAAGAGGCAGTTCGCAAACTAGGGTTTACTACTAAAAAAACTATGATGTTAGCGCAACAATTGTATGAAGGTTTGGCAATAGGGAAAAGTGGGCATATGGGTTTAATAACTTATATGCGTACTGATTCTACGCGCATTTCTTTACAAGCTCAAGCTGAAGCTAAAGAATATATTACTAGTGTTTTTGGAGCAGAGTACTATCCCTCAAAAGCTAATGTTTATGTGGGCAAGAGTGCCGCTCAAGATGCACACGAAGCAATACGTCCTAGTGATGTTACAAAAACACCAGATTTAATTGAAAACTATTTAACTAAAGACCAATATAAATTATATAAATTAATTTGGCAAAGATTTTTGGCAAGCCAAATGGCACCAGCTATATCGGATAGCACGGCTTTGACAATTAGAGCGCAAGATTATTTATTTAAAAGTAATGGTTCCAAACTTAAATTTATGGGATTTTTGGTATTAGATAGCAAACGTGATTTGGATAAGGATGTTATTTTGCCAGAACTAGAAGTGGAAGATTTATTGAAATTGCGCAGTGTGCCAGAACCAGTGCAACATTTTACCGAACCGCCACCTAGATACAACGAAGCAACACTGGTTAAAGAGTTAGAAGAATTGGGTGTAGGTAGGCCTAGTACGTATTCACCTACAATTCAAACAATTATAGATCGTGGGTATGTAAGACGTGAAGATAAAAAAATAGTACCAACTGAGTTGGGTATTTTGGTGATGGATCTATTGAAAACTTACTTTAAAGACATCGTGGATGTAAATTTTTCGGCTAAACTAGAGGAAAACCTAGATAATATTGCCGAAGGAAAAGCGGATTTAATTCATGTACTAGATGAGTTCTATCGCCCTTTTGCGGAAAAACTCGAATACGCTGAGCAAGAGATTGGCAAAGTTGAAATTCAACCAATTGTTTCGGATGTACAGTGTGAAAAATGTGGCAAGATGATGGTTGTTAAGCAAAGTCGCTATGGTTCTTTCTTAGCTTGTCCTGGTTATCCTGAGTGCAAGAATACCAAACCGATTATCAACTACATTGATGTTCCTTGTCCGTTGTGTCAAGAACGAGTTGGTGAATTTAAAACGAAAAAAGGACGAAGGTTTTACAAGTGTACTAGTCAAACAGGTTGTGAATTCATGAGTTGGAATAAACCAAGTGGGGAAAAGTGTCCAGATTGTGGTAGTTATATGACTGAAAAAATTGATAAAGCGCGGCGGACAGTAGTAGTCTGTGCTAATGATAAGTGTAATAAGGAGATTATTAAATGA
- the trmFO gene encoding methylenetetrahydrofolate--tRNA-(uracil(54)-C(5))-methyltransferase (FADH(2)-oxidizing) TrmFO — translation MNLETNSQPAVNVIGAGLAGCEATWQLIKRNIPVKLYEMRPLKNTPAHQTAYFAELVCSNSLRADNVENAVGLLKEEMRLLDSLIMKFANSHKLPAGGALAVDREGFSKAITEFLYKHPLVQVINEEIKDLNSLEGIVIVATGPLTSEILANNIKQITASEYLYFYDAAAPIVTVDSLDMNKVFRASRYDKGEADYLNCPMSEAEYNRFWQELVKAEVVKPKDFEKEIFFEGCMPIEVMAARGEHTMRFGPLKPVGLVDPRTNVESYAVVQLRQDNAIATMYNLVGFQTHLKWPEQKRVFGLIPGLENAEFVRYGVMHRNTFINSPQLLTDKFSLRTQPNIFFAGQITGVEGYVESAASGLMVGINAARLYNNQPLLEFPRESAHGSLANYISCAEHKNFQPMNINFSLIPSLQERIKNKKLKNAKIAEIALNSIKNIEL, via the coding sequence ATGAATTTAGAAACAAATAGCCAGCCGGCTGTAAATGTAATAGGTGCTGGCTTAGCTGGTTGTGAGGCTACTTGGCAATTGATCAAGAGAAATATTCCTGTAAAGTTATATGAAATGCGACCGCTAAAAAACACTCCAGCACATCAAACCGCATATTTTGCAGAATTGGTTTGTAGTAATTCACTTCGGGCTGATAATGTAGAAAATGCAGTGGGCTTACTAAAAGAAGAAATGCGGTTGCTAGATTCGCTAATTATGAAATTTGCAAATTCACATAAACTACCGGCTGGCGGAGCTTTAGCCGTGGATCGGGAAGGATTTTCCAAAGCGATAACCGAGTTTCTTTACAAACATCCCCTAGTGCAAGTAATAAACGAAGAAATTAAAGATTTAAACAGTTTGGAAGGAATAGTAATTGTAGCCACTGGCCCATTAACTTCGGAAATATTAGCAAATAATATTAAGCAAATAACTGCTAGTGAGTACTTATATTTTTATGACGCAGCGGCACCAATAGTAACAGTAGATTCACTGGATATGAATAAAGTATTTCGCGCTTCGCGCTATGATAAAGGTGAAGCTGATTATCTAAATTGTCCGATGAGCGAAGCCGAATATAACAGATTTTGGCAGGAATTGGTAAAGGCAGAAGTTGTTAAACCCAAAGACTTTGAAAAAGAAATATTTTTTGAAGGTTGTATGCCCATTGAAGTTATGGCCGCGCGGGGTGAACACACTATGCGGTTTGGTCCATTAAAACCAGTAGGTCTAGTTGATCCTAGAACTAATGTTGAATCGTATGCAGTAGTCCAATTAAGGCAAGACAATGCCATTGCGACAATGTATAACTTAGTTGGTTTTCAGACACACTTGAAATGGCCTGAACAAAAACGAGTTTTTGGCTTGATTCCAGGCCTGGAAAATGCAGAATTTGTACGTTATGGGGTTATGCACCGTAATACTTTTATTAATTCGCCACAGTTACTTACTGATAAATTTTCCTTGCGCACGCAGCCTAATATTTTTTTTGCAGGACAAATTACTGGAGTTGAGGGTTATGTTGAATCGGCAGCATCTGGGTTGATGGTAGGCATAAATGCAGCCCGCTTGTATAATAACCAGCCTTTACTTGAATTTCCCCGAGAAAGTGCACATGGCTCTTTAGCGAATTATATTAGCTGTGCGGAACACAAGAATTTTCAACCGATGAATATAAACTTTTCTTTAATTCCTAGCTTACAAGAAAGAATTAAAAATAAGAAGTTGAAAAATGCCAAAATAGCAGAAATTGCCTTAAATAGCATTAAAAATATAGAATTGTGA
- the codY gene encoding GTP-sensing pleiotropic transcriptional regulator CodY → MTALLEKTRKINRLLQKSEKVDYAEVSHVMSEVMGGNVYIVSRQGKILGHSLLDDFECKLMLEKVIKKEVFPERYVEWLMRITETYPNVLLKDHMCAFEEGTKCIFSGKFTTIVPVYGSGERIGTLILAKFSSEFNDSDLLLSEYGATVIGMEILRDRTEKIEEEARKKATVQIALATLSYSELEAIVHILGELNGTEGLLVASKIADRVGITRSVIVNALRKFESAGVIESKSLGMKGTYIRILNDLLLDELKKLR, encoded by the coding sequence ATGACAGCATTATTAGAAAAAACACGTAAAATTAATCGTTTGTTACAAAAGTCTGAAAAAGTTGATTATGCAGAAGTTTCACACGTGATGAGTGAAGTAATGGGAGGCAATGTTTACATTGTATCTAGACAAGGCAAAATTTTAGGACATTCTCTATTAGACGATTTTGAATGTAAGTTAATGTTAGAAAAGGTAATAAAAAAAGAAGTTTTTCCTGAAAGATATGTAGAGTGGTTAATGCGAATTACGGAAACATACCCCAATGTGCTTTTAAAAGACCATATGTGTGCTTTTGAAGAGGGAACTAAATGCATTTTCTCTGGTAAATTCACGACGATTGTACCTGTTTATGGTAGTGGTGAACGAATTGGAACATTAATTTTAGCTAAATTTAGTTCAGAGTTCAATGATTCCGATTTATTATTGTCAGAATATGGTGCGACAGTAATCGGGATGGAGATCCTTCGTGACCGCACAGAAAAAATTGAAGAAGAGGCCCGTAAAAAAGCAACTGTGCAAATTGCTTTAGCGACTTTATCGTATTCAGAACTAGAAGCGATTGTACATATTTTGGGTGAGTTAAATGGGACTGAAGGCTTATTAGTTGCTAGTAAAATAGCAGATCGAGTAGGCATAACTCGGAGTGTTATCGTGAATGCGCTACGCAAATTTGAAAGTGCGGGAGTTATTGAATCTAAGTCTCTAGGCATGAAAGGTACTTATATCCGTATTTTAAATGACTTGTTGTTGGATGAATTGAAAAAATTAAGATAA